Below is a window of Streptomyces sp. NBC_01429 DNA.
GACACCATCGCCGACTACCGCCACGCTGCCGAGAACGCCCGCCGCGCCGGCTTCGACGGCGTGGAACTCCACGCCCAGGGATCCCACTTGATCCCGCAGTTCCTCAACCCCCGTCTCAACCAGCGCACCGACGCCTACGGAGGCAGCAGCGAGAAGCGGGCCCAGTTCCTCCTCGACACCCTCGACGCCGTCAGTGACGTGTGGGGCAGCGACCGCATCAGCGTGAAAATGTCCCCGGGCTGGACCAGCGGAACCGCGTTCACCGCGGACGAGGAGACACTCGCGGACTACGACCAGCTGCTCAAGAAACTCAACGACAGCAACCTCGCCTACCTGCACCTCCTGGGCACCCCCGACACCATCGAGGAACGCAACGCCCTCTTCTCCCGCTACCGCGCCCACTACCAGGGCAACATCGTCGCCAACCTCGGCTTCACCCAGGCCCTCGGCAACGAGATCCTCGGCCACGGGACCGTCAACGCCGTCTCCTTCGGCGCCCCCTTCATCGCCAACCCCGACCTGGTCGAGCGCTTCGCGCAGGGCCACCCGCTGGCCGACGGCGACCGGGACACCTACTACGCCGGTCACACCGAGGGCTACACCGACTACCCCGCCTTCACCGCCAACTGAGCAGGGAAGATCCCCGTCGGCAGCAGCATCCGAGCAACGATCGCAAACGCCGAAGCAGAGAACCCCGAAGACGCAATCCTTCTCCACCAGGACCCGGCCGGGGACACGGAGACCGAGGACCATGGCCCGGGTACGGATCCGGCCGAAGTACGAGGCCGCCCTCGCCGACGCCCGCGAGATCAAGGTGCCCGCCCCGCGCCGCCATGTCCCGTACCAGGAGAGTGCCGAGCCGCCGCGCACACATCCGCCGCGATGGCACCTCTTCCCCAACCGCATTGGCCGAGAGCCGAGGAACGGTCCAAGGGCATGAGCGCGGACGATGCCGGTCCTCGACCAGGCGGCCCTTGGCGTAGCCGTGTTCCTCCGGATACGGGGCCATGCGGACGGGGCATCGGTCAGGCCCGTACGAGAGTCCCGGCGGGCGCGATGAAAGCGCTGTGCGCGGTCCGGGCGAGGCCGGCGCCCCGGTCGCGGTCAGCCCGGCCGGGGGCCTCGTGCAGATTGGAGGTGCGACTTCGACGGGAGTGGCGGCAAGCGCCAGACGCGCGGCGGTAACGGGAAGCGGGATGGTCACGTGCCCGCCGTCACGGACAGGGAAGGTGATCCAAGGCTGGCTCGACGCCAGGGTCGATCAGCATCGCCGCGCTGCTGGTCGCCCACGGCTGCAACGTCGGGTACACCCCGGCCCTGGGCAGCGTGCACACACTGAAGTACCGGCGGCCGTCCCCCGGCGACCAGACTCATCCGCGGCCGGCGACCCACCGGACCGCGAACCCCGCCCTCAATCGACCACCAGGCGTCCATCGGCCTCGTACCGGCACGGGGCAGGGATCCGGCCGCGCGGTCGACGGGACGCGGTTCCTCGTGCCCGTCCCCAGCGTGCACGCGCGACCGAACCGAAGCACTTCAGGCACGGAGGCGCCGAGACCGTCGGCCCGATGGGCTCCGTCAAGCCGTCGGCGACGGTGACGTCCCCGCACGAGCGGCGGCTCGCGCACCTTCCTGCGGACACCGGGCCGCTGCCGTCGGTGATCCCCTACGATCAACCGCTCCGCCATCACCGAACCAGCGGCGGTGACCACTGCGGGGGAGAAACGCGGTGCCCCTGCCCCACCAGTGAGGCTTGGCCGAACAGGGCACCGACGCCGCCATCGACTCTACTGCCGAATGCTGAGGCTGCCCCGCCGGGTGGCCAGGTGCTCGATCGTTTCGAGAGCAGTGTGTTGCCGACTGGACCCCGGTTCCCTGCCCAGTTGCGGTTCCGGGGCAACGGCGAGGACGTGGTCGAAGAGACGGTCGGCGGGGGTGGCCGCGGACCGAACGCGGCTGATGCCCTGCCGGCCGGGCCTCGGGCGACAGCCCGGGGTGAGGCGCGCGCCGGTGACGGTTGCCGGTGTCCGTGCGGCGGGACGGATCCCGTACCGGCCACGGATCGGTTGCGGGCCGGACGCTCCGTCGTCGCGGGACGGCCGCGTGCGGCAGCATCACCGCGTATGACCAGAGACCGCTGTGTCGACTTCCTGCGCGCGTGGGCGATCGTCTCGGTCGTGGCCGGCCACTGGCTGATCACCGCCCTGGAACACGGTTCGGACGGCGGGATCACCGCGCCCGAACTGCTCGCCGACGTCCCCTGGACGCGGTGGCTGACCCTGCTGTTCCAGATCATGCCGCTGTTCTTCCTGGCGGGTGGCCACGCGGCCGGCGGCTCCTGGGACAGGGCGCGGGCCGATGGCGGAACGGCCACCGGCTGGGTGGGCCGGCGCGCGGTCCGGCTGCTGCTGCCGACCGCCGCGTACAGCGCTCCCGTCCTGCTCGCCGTCGCGGTGAGCGCCGCGGTCGGCGTCGCCCCGGACACCCTCGCTCTCGTCGGCTGGGCGATGGCCATGCAGTTCTGGTTCCTGCCGGTGTATCTGCTGGTCAGCGCCCTGACGCCAGTCCTGTACGCGGCGCACGGGCGATGGGGTCTCGCCGTCCCCGCCGCACTCGGGGCGCTCGCCGTGGCCGTCGGCACCCTCGCGCTCGCCGCCGACCTGCCCCGCGTGGGGCTCCTCAACTACCTCCTGGTCTGGGCCGTCGCCTACCAGCTCGGCTTCTGCTGGCGCGACGGCCTGCTGGAAGGCCGCCGCCCGCCGGCCCTCGCGCTGGGCGGCGGCGCGGCTTTCGCGGCGCTGGTCGCCCTCGGCCCGTTCCCGGTCAGCCTGATCCTGGTGACCGGCGAGCCCGTCTCCAACACCGATCCGCCCTCGGTGGCGATGCTCGCCTGGGTGCTCACGCAGTGCGGCCTCTGCCTGCTCGCCGGACCCGGCCTGCGCCGCCTGCTCGCACATGACCGCGTCCAGCGGCTGGCGGGGCCGGTCGGCGGGGTCAGCATGACCCTCTACCTGTGGCACATGCTGCCCGTCCTCGTCGTCGCAGCGGCCCTCTACCTGACCGGTCTCGCCCCCGAACCCGCCCTCGGCTCCCCCGCCTGGTGGGCGCTGCGGGTGCCGTGGCTACTGCTGCTCGCCGTGCTCATGGCGGCGGTCACGGCGGTGGTACGGCCGGTGGAGGCCGCGCTGGTCAGCCGCTACGAACGAGCCAGGCCCGACGTCGGCCGCTACCGGCCGTGGCTGCTCTGGCCGGGCCTCGCCGTGAGCGCAGTCGCGCTGTCCCGCTTCGCCGCCCACGGGTTCGCCGAGCACGGCCGGTTCCCCGCCCTGCCCACGCTGGGCCTCGCGGCGGGCACGGCGCTGGTGCTGTTGCACCGGCGGCGCACTGCACGGCCCACCAAGCGGCAGAGCTGGGCCGCCCTCGAAGAAGCGGCCTGAGCAAGGGAGTTCACCGAGGCGACGGCGCGAGTGCGGTGCGGGTCGGGGCGGGTCGGCTCGGGGCGGTGGACCCCGCGATCCGCCACGTAACAGACGGCCCGACCGCGCTCGCTGTCGCGCACCGGCGAGCGCGGTCGTGGCGGCCAGGCCTGGCTGGACGAGGCGGCTGACGGCGAACTCCAGCTCGCCGTCAGCCACCAGGGTGCCGGGCCGGTGAGGGCAGCGAGCAGCGCGGCGCGGGGGCGCGCCTTCGCGGGAAGCAGGGCGACGGCTGCGGTACGGGCCGCCGGCTCGCCACCACGGCATCGAGGCCGCCGACCCACCCCCTCAGCCGCACCAGCTCGTCCGCCCGAGCTGCGCCTGTTCGGCTTTCTCACGGCACCGGTCGGCGGCAAGCTCCGCCTGGACGACCGCGTCGGCGTCCGGGGCGTACGGTCCTCCGATCGCTGCGAGCAGCCGTACGATGCGCCGCCACTTCGCACATTCGGGTTCGCGGCGGTCCAAGTGGGCATGAAGCCCGCCCCTACCTGGTCGTGTGCGTGGGGTCGACCTCAACGTCGGGGTAGGCGCCCTTGCTCTCCCCCGCGCCCGCAGGCCACTTCAGGCTCACGGTGTGGGTCTCGTTCGGGGGCGTCACCTCGATGTCGGTCGGGGAGGCGGGGCTGTCGCCGGTGTGGTCGATGTCGTAGGCGAGGTTGAAGACAGCGGCGTCGCCGGGCTTCGGGATGGTGACACGCGGCTGGGCGTGGCCGCGCTCAATGGGGGTCGAGGTGTTGTCGGCGTCCTTGATGTCGACGCCCGCGAAGCCCGTCGCCGAGCAGGTGGTCGAACCCCGGTTGATCATGATGATGTCGATCCTGCCGGAGTCCACGTCGGGCGCGGCGTCCGTGGCGTCGATGGCCAGGTCCTCCGTCTTGCAGAACGTGACCTTGCCGCCGGTCTCCGTGCCGTTCGCGGCGTTCGCGCGGGCGTCAGTGCCCTCACCGGAGCCTGACTTCGCGTTGCCGGCCTCCGATCCGTCGGAGCCCGACCCGCCCTCCGACTTCGAATCACCGTCCGAGGACGAAGAGGACGACGACGAGGAGCTCTTGGAGGACGAGTCCATCCCTGAGTCGTCACTGTCACAGACCGTGAGCGAAAGGGTGGCGGCGACGCCGAGGGCGGCGAGAGTAGCGATGCGGGTGTACTTCACGGTGTTTCCCCGGGAGTGGCGCGGTGCATGTGGTCGAAAGTATTTGCATCTAGCATCGAGTTACCGGCGGCCCCCGCGACGTCTTCGTTCTGTCACAGGCGTATTGACCTCACGGTCCGTCAACGCTCGACATGAGCCAGCAGGGACGGCGGCAGAAGGCCCGCACATCCGAGCCGGAGCTGCGGGCGATCAGCGAGTTACGCGCTCACCAGCCTCGCCTCACGCACGGCGGACCGCCACCACTTGCCGGTATCGCCGGAGCTCTACGCGAAGACCAGCACGCCGTCCCCCAGGGGGTCATCACCACCAACAACTCCGGCGTCAACAAAGGCCGCAGCGCCGACGTCGAACTCCAGAAACGCCTGATGGCAGGACGCGCCGGCGTCCCGCTCCCGCGCCACCGTGTCGCCCTGACCGCCTACCTCCGGCGCGGTTACGCGGGCCGGACGACCACGGCACCCAGATGATCTCCGCCTACGAAGATCTTGCCAGAGCCTGTATACGCGGAGGTGCGTACGGATGAACGCGGACGGCTCTTGGGCACGCACTGACGGGTGTTGTCCGGCCGCCTGCGGCTGGCCGATGCCTGGCGGCGGCCGACCATGGACGCAAGTGGCGGTCGGACCGGCCGTAACCACGGTCAGGCGCAACCTGCCGGACGGGGAAATGCCTTCGACCGGCCGGGGGACGATCCGGCAACCTCTCCAGCATGACCACGCCGTCCTTCATCCCCGGACTGGAACTCTCCCACCGCTTCTACTGCGAAGCCGTACGGCCTTTGCTGGACGAGGCCGCCCCCGGGGTTACGCACTCCGCCGCTCGTCTCGGCGGCGGTTCGGAAGTCCTCGGATTCGACACCGCACGCTCCGCCGACCACGAATGGGGACCCCGCCTGCAGATCTTCCTGCGCTCGCGGGACCTCACACGCCACGGCGCGAGAATCACGGCACTGCTCTCCGAACGCTTGCCGAAAACCTTCCGCGGCTACCCGACGCACTTCGCCTCCGCCGGCGAGGCGGACATCCGGGTCATGCGGACCACTGACGGGCCAGTCCACCACCGGGTCGAAGTCACGGACCCAGGGTCCTGGTTCACCACGCAACTGGGCTTCGACCCGCGTACCGACATCACCCTGTCGGACTGGCTGGCCACCCCCACTCAGCTCCTCGCCGAGGTCACCGCCGGTGCCGTCCTCCACGACGGACTCGGCCAACTCGCACCGATCCGCGCCAACCTCGACTGGTACCCCCACGACCTCTGGCTCCACCTGCTCGCCTGCCAGTGGCAGCGCATCTCCCAGGAGGAAGCCTTCGTCGGCCGCTGCGGCGAAGTGGGCGACGAACTCGGTTCCGCCGTCGTCGCCGCCCGCCTGGTACGCGATCTGATGCGGCTCTGCCTGCTCATGGAGCGCCGATATCCTCCCTACAGCAAATGGCTCGGCAGCGCCTTCGCCCGCACCGCCCAGGCACCCGCCCTCACCCCGGTCCTCACCGACGCCCTCGCCGCCACCGACTGGCACACCCGCGAGCACCACCTGGCCCGCGCCTACGAAGCCGTCGCGGCCACACACAACCAGCTCGGCCTCACCGACCCCGTCGACCCCGCCACGCGGCCCTACCACACCAGACCATTCCAGGTCCTGCACGCCGAACGCTTCACCGCGGCGCTGAGAGTCCGCATCACCGACCCGGACATCAGCTCCCTGCCCACTATCGGCGCCGTCGACCAGTTCATCGACAGCACGGACGTCCTCAGCCGTCCGGAACTGACGCGCGCCGCCACCAACGGTCTGCTCGCCCCCTGAGTCTCCGTCTCACAGCAGGAGAGGGAGGGAGCAGAACGGCCTGACGACCGGGGACGCTTATCTGTGCGCCGCTGGGGAGCCGAGACCGTACGCCGAGCCGACACCAGCCGCCGCGGCTTGGGACGCTCGGGCAGCCGGACATCAAACGGCAGCCGGGACTCGTCCGCGAACTCGCGCAGCTCGTAGTCGTACTCCGCGCAGACCGGCCGGGCGGCACCGCGCGGGGCGTCGAACGCCTCGACGGTTCTCCCTGGCGCGGGGTGGGCGGGATGGTGCGCGGCGAACCACAGTTGAGTGACCGGGGGGCAGCGGGTGGTGCGTACTGGAGGCGGTAGCGGCTCACGCCACCTCCGAGCCGGTGACGCCGGCGTCCGTGGCGCCGATGTCCTCGCCGCGAGCGAGGCGTTCGACGAGCGCGTCGTCCTCCGCGGAGGTGGCGGCCGCCGTGTTCCCAGCACCAGGCCCGCCGGGCCGGTCGGCGGTTGGTGCCCGCGGGGCCGCCGGTGGCCCGGCGGGCGCCAACCGCCGTGTTGGTCAGTCCACCTCCTCGGAGGACTGGGAGTCGCTGCTCTGGGAGAGCCCCACGCGAGCCATCCGGTCGGCCAACTCGTCCTCGTTGCCACCGGGAAGTACACCGCGCATGGGGCCTTGTATGTTCGTGCGGATGCGCTCACGCCTGCGATCCAGCCGCGGCGCCTGGTGTCGGTCGAGGCCGGCACCTGCGGCGGCGGGGTTCGGGGCGACCATGTTGATCAAACCCGCCGTGGTGAGCAGGTTTCGGGGGATGCTTTCACCGGTCATGGCCGTCCACACCTGGCCCGCGAAGCTCGTGCAGTTGTACTGGGTGAGGTTGTAGGCTTCGTTGGCTTTTTGGTAGGCAATCTGGTAGCCGTCGAGAATGCGCCGCAGGCTGGCCTTCTTCGACTCCCGTTGGGTGACGGCCCTATGCGAGTCGGGGCACATGACTCCGCCCGGCACGTTGTTGAGCAAGGGGAGGTCCTCGCCCTCCGGATAGAAGCCGAAGGAGACCTTCTTCCCGTCCGATCCGGTGATCTCGATCCAGGCGTGACCGACGTCGCCCTGAAGGAGGTTTCCCGCGTCCACCTTGAGCGTGACCTTCAGCCTGCTGGTGTCCTCAAGTCGTTCTCGCAGGAGCAGGGCGCGCAGCGGCCTCAGGGCGGGGTTCTCCGGCAGATTGATCCCTTGCCGGTCCGCCCTCCGGTTCTGGCGCTGTTCCTGCTGGAGCCGGTTCATGACCGTCCCCGCGAGGCGCTCCGCCTGCTGCCCGAACAGGAGGTCGCTGTGTTCCGTGAAGACTTCCTGGAACACCTGCGGATAGCGGTACATGAAGTCAGCGTGTTCATCGCTGCCCTCGGCGTGCTGGGCGGCCTCGGTTCCGTCCAGGAC
It encodes the following:
- a CDS encoding DUF4037 domain-containing protein, encoding MTTPSFIPGLELSHRFYCEAVRPLLDEAAPGVTHSAARLGGGSEVLGFDTARSADHEWGPRLQIFLRSRDLTRHGARITALLSERLPKTFRGYPTHFASAGEADIRVMRTTDGPVHHRVEVTDPGSWFTTQLGFDPRTDITLSDWLATPTQLLAEVTAGAVLHDGLGQLAPIRANLDWYPHDLWLHLLACQWQRISQEEAFVGRCGEVGDELGSAVVAARLVRDLMRLCLLMERRYPPYSKWLGSAFARTAQAPALTPVLTDALAATDWHTREHHLARAYEAVAATHNQLGLTDPVDPATRPYHTRPFQVLHAERFTAALRVRITDPDISSLPTIGAVDQFIDSTDVLSRPELTRAATNGLLAP
- a CDS encoding acyltransferase family protein: MTRDRCVDFLRAWAIVSVVAGHWLITALEHGSDGGITAPELLADVPWTRWLTLLFQIMPLFFLAGGHAAGGSWDRARADGGTATGWVGRRAVRLLLPTAAYSAPVLLAVAVSAAVGVAPDTLALVGWAMAMQFWFLPVYLLVSALTPVLYAAHGRWGLAVPAALGALAVAVGTLALAADLPRVGLLNYLLVWAVAYQLGFCWRDGLLEGRRPPALALGGGAAFAALVALGPFPVSLILVTGEPVSNTDPPSVAMLAWVLTQCGLCLLAGPGLRRLLAHDRVQRLAGPVGGVSMTLYLWHMLPVLVVAAALYLTGLAPEPALGSPAWWALRVPWLLLLAVLMAAVTAVVRPVEAALVSRYERARPDVGRYRPWLLWPGLAVSAVALSRFAAHGFAEHGRFPALPTLGLAAGTALVLLHRRRTARPTKRQSWAALEEAA
- a CDS encoding alkene reductase, with the protein product MLTQPLLQPVRLGALDLPNSVVMAPMTRARAQNTELAPTDLHATYYAQRAGAGLIVTEGTWVSPDAIGFINVPGIYTDTQTAGWAKVTEAVHEAGGRIISQFGHVGAASHPDHLGGRLPVGPSAINPGEKSFTPSGPQDTLTPRAYTAAEIADTIADYRHAAENARRAGFDGVELHAQGSHLIPQFLNPRLNQRTDAYGGSSEKRAQFLLDTLDAVSDVWGSDRISVKMSPGWTSGTAFTADEETLADYDQLLKKLNDSNLAYLHLLGTPDTIEERNALFSRYRAHYQGNIVANLGFTQALGNEILGHGTVNAVSFGAPFIANPDLVERFAQGHPLADGDRDTYYAGHTEGYTDYPAFTAN
- a CDS encoding Tn3 family transposase, producing MAALLVAHGCNVGYTPALGSVHTLKYRRPSPGDQTHPRPATHRTANPALNRPPGVHRPRTGTGQGSGRAVDGTRFLVPVPSVHARPNRSTSGTEAPRPSARWAPSSRRRR
- a CDS encoding DUF4232 domain-containing protein codes for the protein MKYTRIATLAALGVAATLSLTVCDSDDSGMDSSSKSSSSSSSSSSDGDSKSEGGSGSDGSEAGNAKSGSGEGTDARANAANGTETGGKVTFCKTEDLAIDATDAAPDVDSGRIDIIMINRGSTTCSATGFAGVDIKDADNTSTPIERGHAQPRVTIPKPGDAAVFNLAYDIDHTGDSPASPTDIEVTPPNETHTVSLKWPAGAGESKGAYPDVEVDPTHTTR